In Cuculus canorus isolate bCucCan1 chromosome 8, bCucCan1.pri, whole genome shotgun sequence, a single genomic region encodes these proteins:
- the DYNLT4 gene encoding dynein light chain Tctex-type 4, whose translation MAADNTEAPPLRATHHGSQPRVPARGTEEGKVPGLPSRRSSILSTHLGPLASRRSSLGAALGGRRPSIGPWMLHSRVSFSGLPLLQPILKTHLENTYRMQPDKGCKFDPGQVQRVLEGALAGTLATTVYSAQGSTLLAQSLAELLRNRVKEVVPPRYKLVCHVLLGQQGQQSLLVASRALWDPESDSFASTTFSNTSLFAVATVHGVYFE comes from the coding sequence ATGGCTGCAGACAACACTGAAGCCCCTCCACTCCGAGCCACCCACCATGGCTCCCAGCCCCGAGTCCCAGCACGAGGTACTGAGGAAGGCAAAGTGCCAGGACTGCCCTCACGCCGCAGCTCCATCCTCAGCACCCACCTGGGACCCCTGGCAAGCCGGCGCAGCTCACTGGGGGCAGCCCTGGGGGGCAGGCGCCCCTCCATCGGCCCCTGGATGCTCCACAGCCGTGTGAGCTTCTCTGGGCTCCCCCTCTTGCAGCCCATACTCAAGACCCACCTGGAAAACACTTACAGGATGCAGCCGGACAAAGGCTGCAAGTTTGACCCAGGGCAGGTGCAGCGGGTGCTGGAAGGAGCCCTGGCTGGGACCTTGGCAACCACAGTCTACAGCGCCCAGGGCAGCACCCTGCTAGCCCAGAGCCTGGCTGAGCTCCTGCGGAACAGGGTGAAGGAGGTGGTACCACCCCGTTACAAGCTGGTCTGCCACGTGTTGCTGGGCCAGCAAGGCCAGCAGAGCCTGCTAGTGGCTAGCCGGGCACTGTGGGACCCAGAGAGCGACAGCTTCgcctccaccaccttctccaacACTTCCCTCTTTGCTGTGGCCACTGTGCATGGGGTCTACTTTGAGTAG